In a genomic window of Streptomyces sp. BHT-5-2:
- a CDS encoding DUF6777 domain-containing protein, whose translation MTSSPPPDDQPGREPIGPPSGPLTPTGDSHPPTRVSPQPGRPTVPGTGGAPPPVDTGGGGGGGGDGGGGDGDRGGPGGGPPGPSRPWWRSAPRIALAAAVVVVAVVLAVVLPRLGGGGTAGALHLESAGSSGPAPYTDSTVNGDGTASPTATPSVAPHGDHQAMSVSGAAPGLYGGSQSKASCDVEKQIRYLDRDRDKAQAFAGVVGTSVGELPTYLRSLTPVQLRVDTWVTNHGYQDGKPTSYQAVLQAGTAVLVDALGVPRVRCACGNPLTKPAAGGQGLTTQGKPWPEFRDSDVVTVQPAPEPVQTFVLKDGVNGQYFSRPQGTDGSTDQPAPAPSSSPFSPPPSAPSSPSSPGSGTPQSPQSPGGTSPESPSSPGSTPGSPSTPEQPTPGSTTPEQPGGSVTPSTPTGSGSS comes from the coding sequence GTGACATCTTCACCGCCACCGGACGACCAGCCGGGACGCGAGCCGATCGGCCCGCCGTCCGGGCCGCTCACCCCCACCGGGGACTCCCACCCGCCGACCCGCGTGTCGCCGCAGCCGGGGCGGCCCACCGTGCCGGGCACCGGCGGCGCTCCGCCCCCGGTCGACACCGGCGGCGGAGGGGGCGGAGGGGGCGACGGAGGCGGAGGGGACGGCGATCGGGGCGGCCCGGGCGGCGGGCCCCCCGGCCCGTCCCGGCCCTGGTGGCGGTCGGCTCCGCGGATCGCGCTCGCCGCGGCCGTGGTGGTCGTGGCCGTGGTCCTCGCTGTGGTGCTGCCCCGCCTGGGCGGCGGCGGGACCGCGGGCGCACTGCACCTGGAGTCGGCCGGCTCGTCGGGCCCGGCCCCGTACACCGACTCCACGGTGAACGGTGACGGCACCGCGTCCCCGACGGCCACCCCGTCCGTCGCACCGCACGGCGACCACCAGGCCATGAGCGTGTCGGGGGCGGCGCCCGGCCTCTACGGCGGCAGCCAATCCAAGGCCAGCTGCGACGTGGAGAAGCAGATCCGCTATCTCGACCGCGACCGGGACAAGGCGCAGGCGTTCGCCGGCGTGGTGGGGACGAGCGTCGGGGAGCTGCCGACGTATCTGCGGTCGCTGACGCCGGTGCAGCTGCGGGTCGACACCTGGGTCACCAACCACGGCTACCAGGACGGGAAACCCACCTCCTACCAGGCGGTGCTCCAGGCGGGCACGGCAGTGCTGGTGGACGCGCTCGGGGTGCCGCGGGTGCGCTGCGCCTGCGGGAACCCGCTGACGAAGCCGGCGGCCGGCGGGCAGGGACTGACGACGCAGGGCAAACCCTGGCCGGAGTTCCGGGACTCGGACGTGGTGACGGTGCAGCCGGCGCCGGAGCCGGTGCAGACGTTCGTCCTCAAGGACGGGGTCAACGGGCAGTACTTCAGCCGCCCGCAGGGCACCGACGGCAGTACGGACCAGCCGGCGCCGGCGCCGTCCAGTTCGCCGTTCTCCCCGCCGCCGTCCGCCCCGTCATCCCCCAGTTCGCCGGGGAGTGGGACGCCGCAGTCACCTCAGTCGCCGGGCGGCACCTCGCCGGAGTCCCCGTCGAGTCCCGGCTCGACGCCGGGCAGTCCCTCGACCCCCGAGCAGCCCACGCCCGGGTCCACCACACCGGAGCAGCCCGGCGGGAGCGTGACCCCCAGCACCCCGACCGGGTCCGGATCCAGTTGA
- a CDS encoding Ig-like domain-containing protein: MHAGTRRHTARLIPAALAAGLLLTACGTGAGSSTAAEPAAKVTVTPAAGGNAAKLGSPISVKADGGKLTAVDVKDDKGDKVPGHLAADGASWTSEGKVRPKTTYTVTTKAKSTGGKESSATSTFTTEQAEKVNKLTNTPGNGQTVGTGMPISIKFDDKVDKSRRAEVEKALKVTSQPKVEGAWGWVRDWDGKDRIDWRPKDYWPSGTKVSVRGALGGIDSGGGRYFARDYDFDFKIGADHKAVIDVPSHSMTLYENGKAVDTIKGSAGSPEAPTRGGIHTVRSKNAAETMDSATIGYGNQWMLDSKWVTHLTASGTFLHSAPWNQSIGVVNNSHGCFGMTTSDAKKAYDFLSIGSTVEVKGTSSTAKTDVGNGLEVWQENWQQWQQRSALK, translated from the coding sequence GTGCACGCCGGAACACGCCGCCACACCGCCCGGTTGATACCCGCCGCCCTCGCGGCGGGACTGCTGCTGACCGCGTGCGGGACCGGCGCCGGCTCGTCCACGGCGGCGGAGCCGGCGGCCAAGGTGACCGTCACCCCGGCCGCCGGCGGCAACGCCGCGAAGCTCGGCTCGCCGATATCCGTCAAGGCGGACGGGGGCAAGCTGACCGCGGTCGACGTCAAGGACGACAAGGGCGACAAGGTGCCGGGCCACCTGGCCGCCGACGGCGCGTCCTGGACGTCCGAGGGCAAGGTCCGGCCGAAGACCACCTACACCGTGACCACCAAGGCGAAGTCCACCGGCGGCAAGGAGTCCTCGGCCACCTCGACCTTCACCACCGAGCAGGCCGAGAAGGTCAACAAGCTGACCAACACGCCGGGCAACGGGCAGACGGTCGGCACCGGCATGCCGATCTCGATCAAGTTCGACGACAAGGTGGACAAGAGCCGGCGCGCCGAGGTCGAGAAGGCGCTGAAGGTCACCAGCCAGCCGAAGGTGGAGGGTGCCTGGGGCTGGGTGCGGGACTGGGACGGCAAGGACCGGATCGACTGGCGGCCCAAGGACTACTGGCCGAGCGGCACCAAGGTCTCGGTGCGGGGCGCGCTGGGCGGGATAGATTCCGGCGGCGGCCGCTACTTCGCGCGGGACTACGACTTCGACTTCAAGATAGGCGCCGACCACAAGGCCGTCATCGACGTGCCCTCGCACAGCATGACCCTGTACGAGAACGGCAAGGCGGTCGACACCATCAAGGGCTCGGCGGGCTCCCCGGAGGCCCCCACCCGCGGCGGCATCCACACCGTCCGCAGCAAGAACGCCGCCGAGACCATGGACTCCGCCACCATCGGCTACGGCAACCAGTGGATGCTGGACTCCAAGTGGGTCACCCACCTCACCGCGTCCGGCACCTTCCTGCACTCCGCGCCCTGGAACCAGTCCATCGGCGTGGTCAACAACAGCCACGGCTGCTTCGGCATGACCACCTCGGACGCCAAGAAGGCGTACGACTTCCTGAGCATCGGCTCCACGGTCGAGGTGAAGGGCACCTCCAGCACCGCGAAGACCGACGTCGGCAACGGCCTGGAGGTCTGGCAGGAGAACTGGCAGCAGTGGCAGCAGCGCAGCGCACTGAAGTGA
- a CDS encoding aldo/keto reductase has translation MRYTLFGRTGLRVSELALGTMTFGEDWGWGAAKETSARLLDAYADAGGNFLDTANNYTGGTSETMLGELLAGRRDRFVLASKYTCATAQGDVNAGGNHRKNLVQSVEASLRRLNTDRLDVLWVHARDNFTPVEEVMRALDDLVRSGKVLYLGVSDWPAWEIAQANTLAELRGWTAFAGSQLRYNLLERTVERELLPQARAFDLAVLAWAPLAAGKLTGKYRRGESGRLDDHDWDNRADHNAEETVTAVLEIAEQGGWSPAQVALAWLRQRPGNIVPIIGATKEHQLADNLGSVEVTLDPDALARLDATSAVPLGFPHAFLREPGITETVYGDRWAAIEDRRSTYRRTVHDIR, from the coding sequence GTGCGGTACACACTGTTCGGCAGGACCGGTCTGCGGGTGAGCGAACTCGCCCTGGGCACCATGACGTTCGGCGAGGACTGGGGCTGGGGCGCCGCCAAGGAGACCAGCGCGCGCCTCCTCGACGCCTACGCGGACGCCGGCGGCAACTTCCTCGACACCGCGAACAACTACACCGGCGGCACCTCCGAGACGATGCTCGGCGAGCTGCTCGCCGGCCGACGGGACCGCTTCGTGCTGGCCAGCAAGTACACCTGCGCCACCGCCCAGGGCGACGTCAACGCCGGCGGCAACCACCGCAAGAACCTCGTGCAGTCCGTCGAGGCCAGCCTCCGCCGGCTGAACACCGACCGCCTGGACGTGCTGTGGGTGCACGCCCGGGACAACTTCACCCCCGTCGAGGAGGTGATGCGCGCCCTGGACGACCTCGTGCGCTCCGGCAAGGTGCTCTACCTCGGCGTCTCGGACTGGCCCGCCTGGGAGATCGCACAGGCCAACACCCTCGCCGAGCTGCGCGGCTGGACCGCGTTCGCCGGCTCGCAGCTGCGCTACAACCTGCTGGAACGGACCGTGGAGCGCGAACTGCTGCCCCAGGCCCGCGCCTTCGACCTGGCCGTCCTCGCCTGGGCACCGCTCGCCGCCGGCAAGCTCACCGGGAAGTACCGGCGCGGCGAGTCCGGCCGGCTGGACGACCACGACTGGGACAACCGCGCCGACCACAACGCCGAGGAGACCGTCACCGCCGTCCTGGAGATCGCCGAGCAGGGCGGCTGGAGCCCGGCCCAGGTGGCGCTGGCCTGGCTGCGGCAGCGCCCCGGCAACATCGTCCCGATCATCGGCGCCACCAAGGAGCACCAACTGGCCGACAACCTCGGCAGCGTCGAGGTGACCCTCGACCCGGACGCCCTGGCGCGGCTGGACGCCACCAGCGCGGTCCCGCTCGGCTTCCCGCACGCCTTCCTCCGCGAACCGGGCATCACCGAGACCGTCTACGGCGACCGCTGGGCCGCCATCGAGGACCGGCGCTCCACCTACCGGCGCACCGTCCACGACATCCGCTGA
- a CDS encoding streptophobe family protein gives MSQPRGPAATGPESPSHGVPAVLRGWAEALGAAVAGLVTMVVTAALGLWAAGAADLPAGGFPSVVAAAVVAAAGGSLHATGDAGIIAEAHAAVDAVPLSVTLAGTLVTAAVFLRPLRHRAVAPAGELLGRIARTAVCWLVLLWLIALAARHDFTVSVGNDLADRIGALLGSTPTVGFRADVPATLGYGLLWVLAVLALAFLVSRGAPLSARLLRFQDAVRPPAHAMLLTLLVYAGLGLLVGIAELIARGEPARTLAVILLGLPNLAWLALGIGTGGAWTGHVDKALGLPLPHALEEVLRHRGTHTVDLGSLGAEDGRVRLLVAVAAVVLLGAAFAAAVRAPARTPLWRHALEMAVALALTLLVVGLLTRVDARYGLSLIGVGDLGGDLGGAVTLQPQLWRLVGVGAAWGLVTGFAGGLAARRVRHPGEIRDARPPGP, from the coding sequence GTGAGCCAGCCGCGCGGCCCGGCGGCGACCGGTCCGGAGAGCCCCTCCCACGGTGTCCCGGCGGTCCTGCGGGGCTGGGCGGAGGCGCTCGGCGCCGCGGTGGCGGGCCTGGTGACCATGGTCGTGACCGCCGCGCTCGGCCTGTGGGCGGCGGGCGCGGCCGACCTCCCCGCGGGCGGCTTCCCCTCCGTGGTCGCGGCCGCCGTCGTCGCCGCGGCCGGCGGCTCGCTGCACGCGACCGGAGACGCCGGGATCATCGCCGAGGCACACGCCGCCGTGGACGCCGTCCCGCTGTCGGTGACCCTCGCCGGCACCCTGGTCACCGCCGCGGTCTTCCTGCGGCCGCTGCGGCACCGCGCGGTCGCCCCGGCCGGCGAACTGCTCGGCCGGATCGCCCGGACGGCGGTGTGCTGGCTGGTCCTGCTGTGGCTGATCGCGCTCGCCGCCCGGCACGACTTCACCGTCTCCGTCGGCAACGACCTCGCCGACCGGATCGGCGCCCTCCTGGGCAGCACCCCCACCGTCGGCTTCCGCGCCGACGTCCCGGCCACCCTCGGCTACGGCCTGCTGTGGGTGCTCGCCGTACTGGCGCTGGCCTTCCTCGTCTCGCGCGGGGCGCCGCTCTCCGCCCGGCTGCTGCGCTTCCAGGACGCGGTCCGCCCGCCGGCCCACGCGATGCTGCTGACCCTGCTGGTCTACGCCGGGCTCGGGCTGCTGGTCGGGATCGCCGAGCTGATCGCCCGCGGCGAACCGGCCCGGACCCTCGCGGTGATCCTGCTGGGCCTGCCCAACCTCGCCTGGCTCGCGCTGGGCATCGGCACCGGCGGCGCCTGGACCGGCCATGTCGACAAGGCGCTCGGACTGCCGCTGCCGCACGCCCTGGAGGAGGTGCTGCGGCACCGCGGGACGCACACCGTCGACCTGGGCTCGCTCGGCGCCGAGGACGGCCGGGTCCGGCTGCTGGTCGCGGTGGCCGCGGTGGTGCTGCTCGGCGCCGCGTTCGCCGCCGCGGTCCGCGCCCCGGCCCGGACGCCCCTGTGGCGGCACGCCCTGGAGATGGCGGTGGCGCTGGCGCTGACCCTCCTCGTCGTCGGGCTGCTCACCCGGGTGGACGCCCGTTACGGGCTCTCCCTGATCGGCGTCGGCGACCTCGGCGGCGACCTGGGCGGCGCGGTGACGCTGCAGCCGCAGCTGTGGCGGCTGGTGGGGGTGGGCGCCGCCTGGGGCCTGGTCACCGGCTTCGCCGGCGGCCTCGCGGCGCGCCGGGTCCGGCACCCCGGTGAGATCCGCGACGCCCGTCCGCCGGGTCCCTGA